In Flavobacterium sp., a single window of DNA contains:
- a CDS encoding helix-turn-helix domain-containing protein, giving the protein MTTENQSEKENECPAEGLLKLLSGKWKPQIFLLAVEGPIRFNGLLRDLKGSNKQSVSVALRELEDFKLLDKNVIKLKPLHIEYTLSEKGKSLIPVFRQLEFFSEK; this is encoded by the coding sequence ATGACTACCGAAAACCAATCAGAAAAAGAAAATGAATGTCCGGCAGAAGGACTTTTAAAACTGCTTTCGGGCAAATGGAAACCTCAAATTTTTTTATTGGCTGTTGAAGGCCCAATTCGCTTCAACGGACTTTTACGAGATTTAAAAGGTTCTAATAAACAATCTGTTTCTGTGGCACTTCGCGAACTGGAAGATTTTAAACTTTTAGATAAAAATGTCATTAAGTTAAAACCACTTCACATTGAATATACTCTATCTGAAAAAGGAAAATCTTTGATTCCTGTTTTCAGGCAATTGGAGTTTTTCTCTGAGAAATAA
- a CDS encoding PrgI family protein yields MENLQFIDPLLHGIKPLENSTNNLSVKQLTMAGIGSLLVGAVLKRTGHNKAAAVVGGLALPLLSAAVYKKLAK; encoded by the coding sequence ATGGAAAATTTACAATTCATAGACCCACTTTTGCACGGAATCAAGCCTCTCGAAAACAGTACTAATAATCTTTCTGTAAAACAACTGACTATGGCCGGAATTGGCTCTCTTTTAGTTGGTGCCGTTTTAAAGAGAACAGGACATAATAAAGCTGCCGCTGTTGTTGGAGGGCTTGCACTGCCTTTATTATCAGCAGCCGTTTATAAAAAACTAGCAAAGTAA
- a CDS encoding DsbA family protein has protein sequence MNENKTNPLLCDPVSGTCEMPFREKSNEKISIAAKNKPLKIIYYTDPICSSCWGIEPQLRKLKLEYGEYFEIDYRMGGLLPDWSYNSGGISKPSDVAHHWDEASLYYEMPIDGNVWLEDPLDSSYPSCIAMKAAQIQNKEKAILFMRILREKLYLEKKNIAKWENIAEAAKLANLNIEKLKTDYEGDAKKLFQDDLSLAKKLGVRGFPTFFFSDENNNQLTVYGSKPYSNYENALLALYPEAKKKPFLNENTLSIFQIYPTLTTKEYAVIHNISVDDAKIILEELFGQGKLKKVTIKNGSIYYVQ, from the coding sequence ATGAACGAAAATAAAACAAATCCGTTATTGTGCGATCCTGTAAGCGGAACATGCGAAATGCCTTTCCGCGAAAAATCAAATGAAAAAATTTCTATAGCTGCTAAAAACAAACCTTTGAAAATTATTTATTATACAGATCCTATTTGTTCTTCCTGCTGGGGAATTGAGCCTCAATTAAGAAAATTAAAACTGGAATATGGTGAGTATTTCGAAATTGATTATCGTATGGGCGGTTTACTGCCAGACTGGAGTTATAACAGCGGCGGAATTAGTAAACCATCTGACGTTGCACATCATTGGGATGAAGCTAGTTTATATTATGAAATGCCAATTGATGGAAATGTCTGGCTTGAAGATCCGCTGGATTCTTCTTATCCTTCATGTATTGCTATGAAAGCGGCTCAAATTCAGAACAAAGAAAAAGCGATACTATTTATGCGCATTCTTCGTGAGAAATTATATCTGGAAAAGAAAAACATTGCAAAATGGGAAAACATTGCCGAGGCGGCAAAACTGGCAAATCTCAATATTGAGAAATTAAAAACTGATTATGAAGGTGATGCTAAAAAATTGTTTCAGGATGATTTGAGTCTTGCTAAAAAACTTGGCGTAAGAGGTTTTCCGACTTTCTTTTTTTCTGATGAAAACAATAATCAATTAACCGTTTATGGTTCTAAACCTTATTCGAATTATGAAAATGCTTTACTGGCTTTGTATCCCGAAGCTAAAAAGAAACCATTTTTAAACGAAAATACATTATCCATTTTTCAAATTTATCCAACATTGACAACAAAGGAATATGCTGTTATTCATAATATTTCCGTTGATGATGCAAAAATTATTTTGGAAGAATTGTTCGGTCAGGGAAAATTAAAAAAAGTGACGATAAAAAATGGTTCTATCTATTATGTTCAATAG
- a CDS encoding STAS/SEC14 domain-containing protein, translating to MIHQIDTTDNIVAFRALAEVTKEDFLTAVVPAVEHLVKQTNEINFLLVLDTDIKNFTAGAWLQDALLGLKHLGKWNRAAIVTDSEDIISFTNGFSYVVPGEFHGFKKEAFNKALNWVEGNINLPAN from the coding sequence ATGATACATCAAATTGACACTACCGATAATATTGTTGCCTTTAGAGCATTGGCAGAAGTAACAAAAGAAGACTTTTTAACCGCTGTAGTTCCGGCTGTTGAGCATCTGGTAAAACAAACTAACGAAATCAATTTTTTATTGGTTCTGGATACTGATATTAAAAACTTTACCGCCGGCGCATGGCTGCAAGATGCACTTTTAGGATTGAAACATTTAGGAAAATGGAACAGAGCCGCCATAGTAACTGATTCTGAAGATATTATTTCTTTTACAAATGGATTTAGTTATGTCGTTCCGGGAGAATTTCACGGTTTCAAAAAAGAAGCATTTAATAAAGCTTTGAATTGGGTAGAAGGAAATATTAACCTTCCCGCCAATTAA